CAGCAAGGCAGTGCCGCGGCGTTCACGGGGCGTGAGGGGTCGGCGCATCGGCGGCCTCCTGGCGTAGGTGGGCGCGCAAGGCAAACTGGTCCTTGCCGGTGCGGGCATCGGGTTGGATCACCCCTTCGAACTGGGCGTTCTCCAGGCTGCGGCAGCCTTTGATGCGGGTAATCAGTGCGCTGGCCTTGGCGCTTTGACCTGAGAGGGAAATCTCGGCGTCCTTGACGTCCAACTGATCCAGCCAGGTGTCGGCGGGCAGGCAAGTGGTCAGGTCGTTGAGTAGCGCGGCCAGGGGCGGTTGCGCCAGTTTGCGCCGGATGAGGTACTGGGCCGCGCCACGGGTATTGAGCAGTTGCTGGCGCAGGGCATGCACCTCGGCGACCTCGGCTTTCTGTTGCTGGACGCTGGCGTGCATGGCGTCGATGACACGTTGACGGTCGTTGAGCCACAGCAGCATCGCCGCGATCAGCAAGGCCCCGCACAACCACGGCAGGCTGCGTTGCAAACCCATGCCCGGCGGACGCTGGCGCGGGCGCAGCGGCGGCGGCAGCAGGTCGATGCCGAGGTTGGCCGCATCCACGCGATGGGGGTGCAGGCCGAGTGCAGCGCAGTCGGTGAGGATCGGGTCCAGGCGTTCGCGCAGGATCGCCACCAGCGTGACCTCAAGGTGCGTCGGCGTGCGCCGTTCCTGGCGCGCGACGAAGTAGAGTTGGTCGGCCTCGAACGGGGTGTAGCGGTCCAGCTCATAACCCACCACCGCGTTGAGGTTACGCGCGGCGGCCAAAGGCAGTTGCACGTGTTGCAGCAATACGTCATCCGCGCCGAGCATCAACACCTGGCGCGTACTGCCCGCCACGACCGGCGCCGCCAACGGCCAGTGATGGATCTGCTCCGGCGGTTCTGGTCGTGCCAGCCAGCTCGGCACACAGGCGCGCAGCTCCGCGAGCCACAAGCGCCAACCCTGTTGCAGCAGGCTGCCACGCCAGTGCCGGGCGATGGGTTCCAGTCGATTCATTCTTGCCAACGCAACACCCGATAGGGTTGTGCGCTGTCCTCCGTTGGGCTCAATAAAACGGTGACTTGCAGCCGCGCCTGATAACCGCCGGGGCGCTCGGCGCGGCTGTCGACGACGAGTACTTCGCCCGGATCGGCACCTTCGGCGTTCTGGTGCGCCAGGTTCAGTGCCTTGCGCATCAGCGGACTGGCGAAGGCGGGATCGGGGCGATCCAGGTCGCTCCACAAGGTGATCTCGGGCAGCAACTGGCTGTAGAGGGTTTGGGTCATGCCGGGCAGTTGGCGCACTTCTTCCAGCACCCGGAACGGCGCCAGGCCTTGTTGGCGGCGCGCGTCGAGGGCCTTGGACAGTTGCGTCGCCTGGGCCGGGGTGGCGCCGCAGGCCAGAGCCAGGCGGGTGAAATCCTGCGCCTGCGCGTTGATCAGGTAGAGTTTGCCGCGTTCGCTGCGCAGGCTGACGTGCAGCTGGGCATCATCAAACGTCAGGGGGATCTCGCGACCATCGGCCACCCAGCGCCGGTCGGCCATGACCAGGGCGATACCGGCTTCGGCGGCCAGCACGGTCTGTGTGTGCTGGCGCAGCCACAAGGCCTGGCGGCTTTCCAGCTGCACCCAGCCGGCCAGGCCGCCGAGCAACACGCTGAGCAACGCCAGCACCCACAGCACCAGCAGCAGGGCCGCACCGCGTTGGCGCCTCATTCTTCCACGCTCCCGCTGGACAGGTTCAAGCGCAGGGCAATCACCTGGGTCAACCAGGGCACCGGGCCATCGACGTTGGCGGCGATGCGCACGGCCACAGGCAGGCGCCTGGGCCATGGCCAGTCACTGACCCAACCGGTGGGCTGACCTAGCGCAGACACGCCGCGATAACTGAACTGCACGCCCCCGAGGTTGCTCAGCAATACCTGGGGTTCACGCTGAGAAAAACCGACCTGCAACGTCTGTTCGACCCGTTGCAGGCTGAACCGGTGGATCCCACCACCGAGCACACCGGGCAAGGTCGAGACGAATTCCAGCCGCTGCGCCGTGCCGACAAAAAACCCATCGCCCTCACCCACCGCCAGCGGCAACGCCTCGCTGATCGCCGTACGCAAAAACTGTTGGGC
The genomic region above belongs to Pseudomonas azotoformans and contains:
- a CDS encoding PilN domain-containing protein — translated: MNRLEPIARHWRGSLLQQGWRLWLAELRACVPSWLARPEPPEQIHHWPLAAPVVAGSTRQVLMLGADDVLLQHVQLPLAAARNLNAVVGYELDRYTPFEADQLYFVARQERRTPTHLEVTLVAILRERLDPILTDCAALGLHPHRVDAANLGIDLLPPPLRPRQRPPGMGLQRSLPWLCGALLIAAMLLWLNDRQRVIDAMHASVQQQKAEVAEVHALRQQLLNTRGAAQYLIRRKLAQPPLAALLNDLTTCLPADTWLDQLDVKDAEISLSGQSAKASALITRIKGCRSLENAQFEGVIQPDARTGKDQFALRAHLRQEAADAPTPHAP
- a CDS encoding prepilin-type N-terminal cleavage/methylation domain-containing protein, which translates into the protein MKRREQGFTLLEILVVLSLLGVLLVLVGGALLGANRAVSKAQAYTVSLDEVRAAQQFLRTAISEALPLAVGEGDGFFVGTAQRLEFVSTLPGVLGGGIHRFSLQRVEQTLQVGFSQREPQVLLSNLGGVQFSYRGVSALGQPTGWVSDWPWPRRLPVAVRIAANVDGPVPWLTQVIALRLNLSSGSVEE